From the genome of Leptolyngbyaceae cyanobacterium:
ATTCCAAATGGTATTTTTACTAAGGCGTAATTTGAATCGCCGAGGAAAATTTCTTGTAAGTTTCCTTTAGTAGGTGAATCTGAGCGATCGTCGTATAATACTAGTTTGATCGTACCTGATACTACAGCATAGTTAAGGGTCATTTCTTTATGCAGGTGCCATCCCTTAATAACGTTAGGATACACTACAGAAAAATAAATTTCTCCAAATTTTTCAAAGTGTGGATCGTCGCAACGCATCATGTGCATTACTTTGCCACGTTCATCAGAAATTTGTTTTAGGGGATGAATCAAAACGCCATCAATCATGTTAGTTAAATTGCTAGTAATTGTTTGGGTGGTATATATTGATTTATTTCGTCATTGTGAGAAAATCTTTGTACCATGAGATCGTCTCTAGCAAGCCTTTTTCCAAGCTGAAAATAGGTTGCCATTGTAATAAATTACGTGCTTTTTCAGCCGCCAGATATTGAGAACGAATCTCTGCTTTAGCTTGATTGCGAATATCCAGTTTGATATGTTCGCAATTCATTAGTTGTTGGATAACTTTTACTAGCTCCAGAACTGTCATCGGTGATTCTAAACTGAAGTTAAATCCTTGACCTTGGACTTGGAAATCTGTCAAGCATTCTGCCAAGCGGATGTATGCTTGGGTTACATCTTTTACATAGATATAATCTCTGACATAAGTGCCGTCACTGCGGATAATGGGCGCTTCTCCTTGCAGAAAAGAACGAATGGTTCCCGGTACAATTCGACTCCAGTTTAAATCGGCTCCACCATATATATTCCCACAGCGAGCGATCGCAACTGGCATTCCATAAGTATGGTAATAAGTTTGGGAGATTAAGTCGGTACAAGATTTGGAAACATCGTAAGGATGTCTTCCTAACAAAGGCATATCCTCTTTATATGGCAGTACTTCGCTATCGCCGTAAGCTTTATCGCTGGAAGCAATTACTACCCGTTTGACTAAATTGCTGTGAATGCGGCAAGCTTCTAGCAGATTATAAGTGCCACGAATATTCGCTTCAAAAGTAGGTAAAGGACTGCGATTAGCAGCGCCTACAATTGTTTGGGCTCCTAAATGAAAAACTGTATCGATTTCGTGTTTGTTAATTGCTCGTTCCAAGGTACTGAAATCTTCCAGACTACCCCTGATTGCGGAAATTCGATCGATATCGCCGCTGCGGTAAAGTTCTGATTGGGGGTCGCCATCGTGAATTAAAGCTATGACATCAGCACCTTTTGTTAATAGTTCTTTTACTAACCAGGAACCGACTATTCCCGTCGCGCCAGTTATAAAAACGCGCTTACCTTGCCAAAAATAAGTATCTAATCTTTCCATACTTTCCAAGGTGCTTTTTCTTCCTGCCACAAGCTTTCTAGTAACCGAACGTCCCGCAGGGTATCCATACACTGCCAGAAATCATTATGGCGATAAGCTACTAATTGTCCATCTTTTGCTAGTTCTTCCAAAGGCTCTTTTTCAAAAAGCGTATCATCTCCTTTAATATATTTAGCAACTTGTGGTTCAAGCACAAAAAAGCCCCCATTAATCCAGCCTTCACCAATTTGGGGTTTTTCTTCAAAATGGGCTACTAAGTTTCCATTAAAACTAATACCACCAAAGCGAGCAGGTGGACGTACCGCCGTTACCGTTGCTAAACATCCATGACTGCGATGGAATTCTAGCAATCTTTTGATGTCTACATTAGCTACTCCATCGCCGTATGTGAGCATGAAGGTTTCATTGCCGATGAATTCAGCAATTCTTTTAACTCTTCCTCCTGTTTGAGTGGATAATCCTGTATCTAGTAAGTGAACAGTCCAGTCTTCAGAATTTTGGTTGCGAACTGTGACTTCACCAGTGTTTAACTGAACTGTTAAACTGCTAGCACGGTAGCAATAATTAATAAAATAATCTTTGATTTGTTCGCCTTTATAACCCAAACCAATCGTAAATTCAGTAAAACCGCTAGCCGCATAAATTTTCATTATATGCCAAAGAATTGGCCGTCCACCAATTTCGACCAACGGTTTTGGTTTAATTGTGGTTTCTTCTTGAAGACGAGTTCCAAAGCCACCTGCCAAAATAGCAACTTTCATTTTGTCCTTTTTTTGGTAGTATTTCCTCTATTAACTTTATGCCAAATTTTATTGATTATAGTTAGTTTAAACAATTATTATCCAGTATATTTTAATGATTTATATTGCTAGGATTCGAGCTAAGAAATTATTCGATATACTTATTTATCTTTATCTTTACTCCTATTTAAATTACATCAGCAAACGTTCTTTCTGTCTTGCGAAAATACCAAATACCACTTAGGAACAAAAATCCCACTAACAACAAAGATAAACTAAATCCCGGCCAATAAATACTTGAGTTACTACCTAAAATTGCCCAACGAAAGCCGTCAATTACTCCCACCATTGGGTTTAAAGAGTAAATTAATCGCCATTTTTCTGGCACGATAGTACTGCTAAAACCTACTGGGGAAACGTACAAGCCAAATTGGACAATAAACGGCACTATATATCGGAAGTCACGATATTTCACATTGAGGGAGGATAACCATAAACCACCTCC
Proteins encoded in this window:
- a CDS encoding dTDP-4-dehydrorhamnose 3,5-epimerase family protein — translated: MIDGVLIHPLKQISDERGKVMHMMRCDDPHFEKFGEIYFSVVYPNVIKGWHLHKEMTLNYAVVSGTIKLVLYDDRSDSPTKGNLQEIFLGDSNYALVKIPFGIWNGFKGVGIVPAIVANCATIPHRPDEIVRLDPFDNSIPYDWSLKHR
- a CDS encoding GDP-mannose 4,6-dehydratase, whose product is MAGRKSTLESMERLDTYFWQGKRVFITGATGIVGSWLVKELLTKGADVIALIHDGDPQSELYRSGDIDRISAIRGSLEDFSTLERAINKHEIDTVFHLGAQTIVGAANRSPLPTFEANIRGTYNLLEACRIHSNLVKRVVIASSDKAYGDSEVLPYKEDMPLLGRHPYDVSKSCTDLISQTYYHTYGMPVAIARCGNIYGGADLNWSRIVPGTIRSFLQGEAPIIRSDGTYVRDYIYVKDVTQAYIRLAECLTDFQVQGQGFNFSLESPMTVLELVKVIQQLMNCEHIKLDIRNQAKAEIRSQYLAAEKARNLLQWQPIFSLEKGLLETISWYKDFLTMTK
- the rfbF gene encoding glucose-1-phosphate cytidylyltransferase; amino-acid sequence: MKVAILAGGFGTRLQEETTIKPKPLVEIGGRPILWHIMKIYAASGFTEFTIGLGYKGEQIKDYFINYCYRASSLTVQLNTGEVTVRNQNSEDWTVHLLDTGLSTQTGGRVKRIAEFIGNETFMLTYGDGVANVDIKRLLEFHRSHGCLATVTAVRPPARFGGISFNGNLVAHFEEKPQIGEGWINGGFFVLEPQVAKYIKGDDTLFEKEPLEELAKDGQLVAYRHNDFWQCMDTLRDVRLLESLWQEEKAPWKVWKD